A region from the Pseudomonas sp. P8_229 genome encodes:
- a CDS encoding ABC transporter substrate-binding protein, whose protein sequence is MVLNKAATAIFFAGLLSVTGQAAMAAESVNFVSWGGSTQDAQKQAWADPFSKASGITVVQDGPTDYGKLKAMVESGNVQWDVVDVEADFALRAAAEGLLEPLDFKVIQRDKIDPRFVSDYGVGSFFFSFVLGYNEGKLGAAKPQDWTALFDTKTYPGKRALYKWPSPGVLELALLADGVPADKLYPLDLDRAFKKLDTIKKDIVWWGGGAQSQQLLASGEASMGQFWNGRIHALQEDGAPVGVSWKQNLVMADILVIPKGSKNKDAAMKFLANASSAKGQADFSNLTAYAPVNVDSVARLDSVLAPNLPTAYAKDQITLDFAYWAKNGQAIATRWNEWLVK, encoded by the coding sequence ATGGTGTTGAACAAAGCTGCAACCGCGATCTTTTTTGCGGGACTGCTGAGCGTGACCGGCCAGGCCGCGATGGCCGCCGAGAGTGTGAACTTTGTCAGCTGGGGCGGTAGCACCCAGGATGCGCAGAAACAGGCCTGGGCCGATCCGTTCAGCAAGGCCAGCGGCATCACCGTGGTGCAGGACGGCCCGACCGACTACGGCAAACTCAAGGCCATGGTCGAGAGCGGCAACGTGCAGTGGGACGTAGTCGATGTCGAAGCTGACTTCGCCCTGCGCGCCGCCGCCGAAGGCCTGCTCGAACCCCTCGATTTCAAAGTCATCCAGCGCGACAAGATCGACCCGCGTTTCGTCAGCGACTACGGCGTCGGCTCGTTCTTTTTCTCCTTCGTCCTCGGCTACAACGAAGGCAAGCTCGGCGCGGCCAAGCCGCAAGACTGGACCGCGCTGTTCGACACCAAGACCTACCCCGGCAAACGCGCTCTCTATAAATGGCCAAGCCCCGGCGTGCTCGAACTGGCGCTGCTGGCCGACGGCGTGCCGGCCGACAAGCTCTACCCGCTGGACCTGGATCGCGCCTTCAAGAAACTCGACACCATCAAGAAAGACATCGTCTGGTGGGGCGGCGGCGCGCAGTCGCAGCAACTGCTGGCCTCCGGTGAAGCGAGCATGGGCCAGTTCTGGAACGGCCGCATTCACGCCCTGCAGGAAGACGGCGCACCAGTGGGCGTGAGCTGGAAGCAGAACCTGGTCATGGCCGACATTCTGGTGATTCCAAAAGGCTCGAAAAACAAGGACGCGGCGATGAAGTTCCTGGCCAACGCCAGCAGTGCCAAAGGCCAGGCCGACTTCTCCAACCTGACTGCCTACGCCCCGGTCAACGTCGACAGCGTGGCGCGCCTGGACTCGGTGCTGGCCCCGAACCTGCCGACTGCCTACGCCAAGGATCAGATCACTCTTGATTTCGCGTACTGGGCCAAGAACGGTCAAGCCATCGCGACACGGTGGAACGAATGGCTGGTCAAATAA
- a CDS encoding ABC transporter permease, giving the protein MAGQIKMAATASRPSSVSGSATSAAGSAHAKQAVAMQQAPSLRQRWRGAGNLAPALLFLGLFFLAPLIGLLLRGVLEPTPGLGNYQQLFANSAYARVLLNTFSVAGLVTIFSLLLGFPLAWAITLVPRGWGRWILNIVLLSMWTSLLARTYSWLVLLQASGVINKALMAMGIIDQPLEMVHNLTGVVIGMSYIMIPFIVLPLQATMQAIDPMILQAGSICGASPWTNFFRVFLPLCRPGLASGGLMVFVMSLGYYVTPALLGGAQNMMLPEFIIQQVQSFLNWGLASAGAALLIAITLVLFYFYLKLQPESPVGASNAR; this is encoded by the coding sequence ATGGCTGGTCAAATAAAAATGGCGGCCACTGCGTCCCGTCCCTCCTCTGTCTCCGGGAGCGCTACCAGCGCTGCCGGTTCAGCCCACGCAAAACAGGCGGTTGCGATGCAACAAGCCCCGTCCCTCAGACAACGCTGGCGCGGCGCCGGCAACCTCGCACCGGCGCTGCTGTTCCTCGGCCTGTTCTTTCTCGCGCCGTTGATTGGCCTGCTGTTGCGTGGCGTGCTGGAACCGACGCCTGGCCTTGGCAACTATCAACAACTGTTCGCCAACTCGGCGTACGCACGGGTGCTGCTCAACACCTTTTCGGTGGCCGGGCTGGTGACGATCTTCAGCCTGTTGCTGGGCTTTCCGCTGGCTTGGGCGATCACGCTGGTGCCGCGCGGCTGGGGACGCTGGATCCTCAACATCGTGCTGTTGTCGATGTGGACCAGCCTGCTCGCCCGCACCTATTCGTGGCTGGTGCTGCTGCAAGCCTCCGGTGTGATCAACAAGGCTCTGATGGCAATGGGCATCATCGATCAGCCGCTGGAAATGGTGCACAACCTCACCGGCGTAGTGATCGGCATGAGCTACATCATGATCCCGTTCATTGTGCTGCCGTTGCAGGCGACCATGCAGGCCATCGATCCGATGATCCTGCAGGCCGGCTCGATCTGCGGCGCGAGTCCGTGGACCAACTTCTTCCGGGTGTTCCTGCCGCTGTGCCGGCCGGGTCTGGCCTCCGGTGGTTTGATGGTGTTCGTGATGTCGCTCGGTTACTACGTCACCCCGGCGCTGCTCGGCGGGGCGCAGAACATGATGCTGCCGGAGTTCATCATTCAGCAGGTGCAATCGTTCCTCAACTGGGGTCTGGCCAGTGCCGGCGCCGCGTTGCTGATCGCGATCACTTTGGTGCTGTTCTACTTCTACCTGAAGCTTCAGCCGGAATCCCCGGTTGGCGCCAGCAACGCGAGGTAA
- a CDS encoding aldehyde dehydrogenase yields the protein MTLARFQMCIGGEWVDALSGKTFESLNPASAQAWAELPDADEADVERAVQAAQTAFDSPAWRGLTATARGKLLRRLGDLIAENKEQLAQLESRDNGKLIRETRGQVSYLPEFFHYTAGLADKLEGGTLPLDKPDLFAYTVHEAMGVVAAIIPWNSPLYLTAIKLAPALAAGNTIVIKPSEHASATILELARLALEAGIPPGVVNVVTGYGPSTGAALTRHPLIRKIAFTGGAATARHVVRSSAENFAKLSLELGGKSPNIIFADADLDSAINGAIAGIYAASGQSCVSGSRLLVQDEIYDEFVSRLVERAQRIRIGNPQEDHSEMGPMATAQQLAVVEGLVADAIAEGARLRTGGKRPTDLGDGWFYEPTLFECDRNSMKIMQEEVFGPVASVIRFKDEAQALAIANDSQFGLAAGIWTRDLGRAHRLARDVRSGIIWVNTYRAVSAMAPIGGFKNSGYGRESGIDSVLAYTELKTVWINLSQAPMPDPFVMR from the coding sequence ATGACACTCGCACGCTTCCAGATGTGCATCGGCGGAGAATGGGTCGACGCCCTCTCCGGCAAGACCTTCGAAAGCCTCAACCCGGCTTCCGCGCAAGCCTGGGCCGAGCTGCCTGACGCTGACGAAGCTGACGTCGAACGTGCCGTGCAAGCGGCACAGACGGCTTTCGACAGCCCGGCCTGGCGCGGCCTCACCGCTACCGCGCGCGGCAAACTGCTGCGCCGTCTCGGCGACTTGATCGCTGAAAATAAAGAACAACTGGCGCAGCTGGAAAGCCGCGACAACGGCAAGCTGATCCGCGAAACCCGTGGCCAAGTCAGCTATCTGCCGGAGTTCTTCCATTACACCGCCGGCCTTGCCGACAAGCTCGAAGGCGGCACGCTGCCGCTGGATAAGCCCGACCTGTTCGCCTACACCGTGCACGAAGCGATGGGTGTGGTCGCCGCGATCATTCCGTGGAACAGTCCGCTGTACCTGACCGCGATCAAACTGGCGCCGGCCCTTGCCGCCGGCAACACCATCGTGATCAAGCCGTCCGAGCACGCCTCGGCTACCATCCTTGAGCTGGCACGTCTGGCCCTCGAAGCCGGGATTCCGCCGGGTGTGGTCAACGTTGTCACCGGTTACGGGCCGAGCACCGGCGCCGCCCTCACCCGCCATCCGCTGATCCGCAAGATCGCCTTTACCGGCGGCGCGGCCACGGCCCGGCATGTGGTGCGCAGCAGCGCCGAGAACTTCGCCAAGCTGTCGCTGGAACTCGGCGGCAAATCGCCGAACATCATCTTCGCCGACGCCGATCTGGACAGCGCGATCAACGGCGCCATCGCCGGGATCTACGCCGCCTCGGGCCAGAGCTGCGTGTCCGGCTCACGTTTGCTGGTGCAGGACGAAATCTACGACGAGTTCGTCAGCCGCCTGGTCGAACGCGCCCAGCGCATCCGCATCGGCAACCCGCAGGAAGACCACAGCGAAATGGGCCCGATGGCCACTGCGCAACAACTGGCGGTGGTCGAAGGGCTGGTGGCCGATGCCATCGCTGAAGGTGCGCGGTTACGCACGGGCGGCAAGCGACCCACCGATCTCGGTGACGGCTGGTTCTACGAGCCGACGCTGTTCGAGTGCGACCGCAATTCGATGAAGATCATGCAGGAAGAAGTCTTTGGCCCGGTGGCTTCGGTGATTCGCTTCAAAGATGAAGCCCAAGCGCTGGCGATCGCCAACGACTCGCAGTTCGGCCTCGCCGCCGGCATCTGGACCCGCGACCTGGGCCGCGCCCATCGCCTCGCCCGCGACGTGCGCTCGGGGATCATCTGGGTCAACACCTACCGCGCGGTGTCAGCGATGGCGCCGATCGGCGGTTTCAAGAACAGTGGCTATGGACGCGAAAGCGGCATCGATTCGGTGCTGGCCTACACCGAACTGAAAACGGTGTGGATCAACCTTTCCCAGGCGCCAATGCCTGATCCGTTTGTGATGCGCTAG
- a CDS encoding GntR family transcriptional regulator encodes MKRQPLDDSFKVNRNPVTLREIVLDKLRSAIMNFQLMPGDRLVERDLCDRLGVSRTSVREALRHLESEGLVEFADAKGPRVAIITLADAVDIYELRCVLEGLIVQLFTLRAKAKDIKALEKALDENRKALKDGELQQVIDSVQGFYDVLLEGSGNHVAATQLRQLQARISYLRATSVSQENRRGASNQEMEKMVEAIKSGDPLAAHQACVDHVRAAATVALDYLKRKQEETGATPNITLPIALKEPRIGH; translated from the coding sequence ATGAAACGCCAGCCACTCGACGACAGCTTCAAGGTCAATCGCAACCCCGTTACCCTGCGCGAAATCGTGCTGGACAAACTGCGTAGCGCGATCATGAATTTCCAGCTCATGCCAGGGGATCGTCTGGTAGAGCGCGATCTGTGCGATCGCCTTGGCGTCAGCCGCACTTCCGTTCGCGAAGCCTTGCGTCACCTCGAATCCGAAGGTCTGGTGGAGTTTGCCGACGCCAAAGGGCCACGGGTGGCGATCATCACCCTCGCCGATGCGGTCGACATCTATGAGCTGCGTTGCGTACTCGAAGGCCTGATCGTCCAGCTGTTCACCCTGCGCGCCAAAGCCAAGGACATCAAAGCCCTGGAAAAAGCCCTGGACGAGAACCGCAAGGCGCTCAAGGACGGCGAACTGCAACAGGTGATCGACTCGGTGCAGGGCTTCTATGACGTGCTGCTCGAAGGCTCGGGCAACCATGTCGCAGCCACGCAGCTGCGCCAGTTGCAGGCGCGCATCAGCTACCTGCGTGCGACCTCGGTGTCTCAGGAAAACCGGCGCGGCGCGAGTAACCAGGAAATGGAAAAAATGGTCGAGGCGATCAAGAGCGGCGACCCGCTGGCGGCGCATCAGGCCTGTGTCGATCACGTCCGTGCCGCAGCGACCGTGGCCCTCGATTACCTCAAGCGCAAGCAGGAAGAGACCGGCGCCACGCCGAACATCACCCTGCCCATCGCGCTGAAAGAACCGCGCATAGGTCACTGA
- a CDS encoding amino acid synthesis family protein, whose product MSFEIRKIVSYVEETFIEGGKATDKPVTMVGLAVVMKNPWVGNGFVEDLKPQIRANCSDLGALMVERLVGIIGGAEKIEAYGKAAVVGADGEIEHASAVIHTLRFGNHYREAVKAKSYLSFTNKRGGPGTSIQIPMMHKDDEGQRSHYITLEMQIEDAPRADEIVVVLGCADGGRLHPRIGNRYIDLEELAAEKAQ is encoded by the coding sequence ATGAGTTTCGAAATTCGCAAGATCGTCAGCTATGTCGAAGAAACCTTCATCGAAGGCGGCAAGGCCACTGACAAGCCGGTGACCATGGTCGGCCTGGCCGTGGTGATGAAGAACCCTTGGGTGGGCAACGGCTTTGTCGAGGACCTGAAACCGCAGATCCGCGCCAACTGCTCCGACCTCGGCGCACTAATGGTTGAGCGTCTGGTGGGCATCATCGGCGGCGCCGAAAAGATCGAGGCCTACGGCAAGGCAGCAGTCGTCGGTGCCGACGGCGAGATCGAACACGCCTCGGCGGTGATCCACACCCTGCGCTTCGGCAATCACTACCGCGAAGCGGTCAAGGCCAAGAGCTACCTGAGCTTCACCAACAAGCGCGGCGGCCCGGGCACCTCGATCCAGATCCCGATGATGCACAAGGACGACGAAGGCCAGCGCTCGCACTACATCACCCTGGAAATGCAGATCGAAGACGCCCCGCGTGCCGACGAAATCGTCGTGGTGCTCGGTTGCGCCGACGGTGGTCGCCTGCACCCGCGCATCGGTAACCGCTACATCGATCTGGAAGAACTGGCCGCCGAAAAAGCCCAGTAA
- a CDS encoding flavin reductase family protein translates to MIEPGIYKDVMSSFPSGVTVVTTLDPEGAIVGITASAFSALSIDPALVLFCPNYASDTYPVLRDSKKFAIHLLSADQTAEAYAFAGKGKDKAKNIEWHLSELGNPILAKATAIIECELWREYDGGDHAIIVGAVKNLILPEQPVTPMIYHKGKLGPLPPLA, encoded by the coding sequence ATGATCGAACCCGGCATTTACAAAGACGTCATGAGTTCATTCCCGTCCGGAGTCACGGTGGTCACCACCCTCGACCCGGAGGGCGCCATCGTCGGCATCACCGCCAGCGCCTTCAGCGCACTGTCGATTGATCCGGCGCTGGTGCTGTTCTGCCCCAACTATGCCTCCGATACCTACCCGGTGCTGCGCGACAGCAAGAAATTCGCGATCCATTTGCTGTCCGCCGACCAGACGGCTGAGGCCTATGCGTTTGCCGGTAAAGGTAAAGACAAGGCCAAGAACATCGAATGGCATCTGAGCGAACTCGGTAACCCGATCCTCGCCAAGGCCACGGCGATCATCGAGTGCGAGTTGTGGCGGGAATACGATGGTGGTGATCACGCGATTATCGTTGGCGCGGTGAAGAACCTGATCCTGCCCGAGCAACCGGTGACGCCGATGATTTATCACAAGGGCAAGCTCGGGCCGTTGCCGCCCCTGGCCTGA
- a CDS encoding carboxymuconolactone decarboxylase family protein, which translates to MSNEKYEKGLKIRTQVLGEAYVQRSMENADDFTRPLQEMVTEYCWGHVWGREGLSLKERSMINLAMISALNRPHELKLHVRGALRNGLSREQIREILLQVGIYCGVPAAVDSFRLAREAFAEADAEASS; encoded by the coding sequence ATGAGTAACGAGAAGTATGAAAAGGGTTTGAAGATTCGCACTCAGGTGCTGGGTGAAGCTTACGTGCAGCGCTCGATGGAAAACGCCGACGATTTTACCCGCCCGCTGCAGGAAATGGTCACCGAATACTGCTGGGGCCATGTCTGGGGGCGTGAGGGTTTGTCGCTCAAGGAGCGCAGCATGATCAACCTGGCGATGATCTCGGCGCTCAACCGTCCGCATGAACTCAAGCTGCATGTGCGCGGCGCCTTGCGTAACGGCCTGAGTCGTGAGCAAATACGCGAAATTCTGCTTCAGGTCGGCATTTATTGCGGGGTTCCGGCAGCCGTGGACAGTTTCCGGCTCGCCCGTGAAGCCTTCGCCGAAGCCGACGCCGAGGCCTCCAGTTAA
- a CDS encoding DUF1330 domain-containing protein: protein MKAYWIAHVDVADAEHYSQYTQRAPKAFAEFGARFLARGGRSEAMEGRATPQRSVVIEFDSYEQALACYRSAAYQEAKSYREEWARAEIVIVEGIAPL from the coding sequence ATGAAGGCGTACTGGATTGCCCACGTCGATGTCGCGGATGCCGAGCACTACAGCCAATACACCCAGCGCGCCCCGAAAGCGTTCGCCGAGTTCGGTGCGAGGTTTCTGGCTAGAGGCGGGCGCAGCGAAGCAATGGAAGGTCGGGCGACGCCACAGCGCAGCGTGGTGATTGAATTCGATAGCTACGAGCAAGCGCTGGCGTGCTATCGCTCGGCGGCGTATCAGGAGGCGAAAAGCTACCGCGAGGAGTGGGCGAGGGCGGAGATCGTCATCGTCGAAGGCATCGCCCCGCTTTAA
- the ribBA gene encoding bifunctional 3,4-dihydroxy-2-butanone-4-phosphate synthase/GTP cyclohydrolase II, with protein MAFNSIEEIIEDYRLGKMVLLVDDEDRENEGDLLLAADCCTPEAISFMAREARGLICLTLTDEHCQRLGLEQMVPSNGSVFSTAFTVSIEAATGVTTGISAADRARTVAAAVAKDARAEDLVQPGHIFPLRAKEGGVLTRAGHTEAGCDLARLAGFTPASVIVEVMNDDGTMARRPDLEVFARRHGIKIGTIADLIHYRLSTEHTIERIGERELPTVHGTFRLITFEDRIEGGVHMAMVMGDLRREEPTLVRVHVIDPLRDLVGAEYSGPSNWTLWAALQRVAAEGHGVVVVLANHESSQALLERVPQLTQPPRQFSRSQSRIYSEVGTGAQILQNLGVGKLRHLGPPLKYAGLTGYDLEVVESIPFSE; from the coding sequence ATGGCCTTCAACAGCATCGAAGAAATCATCGAAGATTATCGCCTCGGCAAAATGGTGCTGCTGGTCGATGACGAAGATCGGGAAAACGAAGGCGACCTGCTGCTGGCTGCCGACTGCTGCACACCCGAGGCGATCAGCTTCATGGCCCGCGAAGCGCGCGGGCTGATTTGCCTGACGCTGACCGACGAACACTGCCAGCGCCTGGGCCTGGAGCAGATGGTGCCGAGCAATGGCAGCGTGTTCAGCACCGCGTTCACCGTGTCGATTGAAGCGGCGACTGGCGTCACCACCGGTATTTCTGCGGCTGACCGCGCGCGTACGGTCGCTGCCGCTGTGGCAAAAGACGCCCGGGCGGAAGACCTGGTGCAGCCCGGGCACATTTTCCCGCTGCGCGCCAAGGAAGGCGGCGTGCTGACCCGCGCCGGCCACACCGAAGCCGGTTGCGATCTGGCGCGCCTCGCCGGTTTCACCCCGGCCTCGGTGATCGTCGAGGTGATGAACGACGACGGCACCATGGCGCGTCGCCCGGACCTGGAAGTGTTCGCGCGCAGGCACGGGATCAAGATCGGCACCATCGCCGACCTGATCCACTATCGCCTGAGCACCGAGCACACCATCGAACGCATCGGCGAACGTGAGCTGCCGACGGTGCACGGCACTTTCCGCCTGATCACCTTTGAAGACCGCATCGAGGGTGGCGTGCACATGGCGATGGTCATGGGCGATCTGCGCCGCGAAGAGCCTACGCTGGTGCGCGTGCATGTGATCGATCCGCTGCGTGATCTGGTCGGAGCCGAATACAGCGGGCCGAGCAACTGGACGCTGTGGGCGGCGCTGCAACGGGTCGCGGCGGAAGGTCATGGCGTCGTGGTGGTGTTAGCCAATCACGAGTCATCGCAGGCGTTGCTCGAGCGCGTGCCGCAACTGACCCAGCCGCCACGGCAGTTCAGCCGCTCGCAATCGCGGATCTATTCGGAGGTCGGGACCGGGGCGCAGATTCTGCAGAACCTGGGGGTGGGCAAGCTGCGCCACCTTGGGCCGCCATTGAAATACGCGGGATTGACCGGGTATGACCTGGAAGTGGTCGAGAGTATTCCGTTCAGCGAATAA
- a CDS encoding WD40/YVTN/BNR-like repeat-containing protein, translating to MSRCRPPALRNTALLATALTLLGCAALSAPALAAEAPADGVYSTESAKAAKSLMLDVAHAGTRLVAVGDRGHILYSDDQGKTWAQAKVPTRQLLTAVYFVDDKHGWAVGHDAQVLASEDGGLTWNKQFEDLKREAPLLDVWFQNVNHGVAVGAYGALLETTDGGKNWQDVSDRLDNQDQFHLNAIAAVKDAGLFIVGEQGSMFRSPDWGQTWEKLQGPYQGSLFGVIGTAQAQTLLAYGLRGNLYRSSDFGSTWQQVELKAARGSLEFGLSGATLLADGSIVIVGNGGSVISSSDNGETFSVFNRPDRISLSSVTAAGDGNLILTGQGGVHTTQPNGAEINNKKAGL from the coding sequence ATGAGTCGTTGCCGCCCGCCGGCGTTACGCAACACCGCGTTGCTGGCCACAGCACTCACTCTGCTGGGCTGTGCTGCCTTGTCGGCACCCGCACTGGCCGCCGAAGCGCCGGCCGACGGGGTGTATTCCACCGAATCGGCCAAAGCCGCCAAAAGCCTGATGCTCGATGTCGCCCACGCCGGCACCCGGTTGGTGGCGGTCGGTGATCGCGGGCACATTCTCTATTCCGATGACCAGGGCAAGACCTGGGCCCAGGCCAAGGTGCCGACCCGGCAACTGCTGACGGCGGTGTACTTCGTCGATGACAAGCACGGCTGGGCCGTGGGCCACGACGCACAGGTGCTTGCCAGCGAAGACGGCGGCCTGACCTGGAATAAACAGTTCGAAGACCTCAAGCGCGAAGCGCCGCTGCTCGACGTCTGGTTCCAGAACGTCAACCACGGCGTCGCCGTCGGCGCTTACGGCGCCTTGCTGGAAACCACCGATGGCGGCAAAAACTGGCAGGACGTCAGCGACCGCCTCGACAACCAGGACCAGTTTCACCTCAACGCCATCGCGGCGGTCAAGGACGCTGGCTTGTTCATCGTTGGCGAGCAGGGCAGCATGTTCCGCTCCCCCGACTGGGGCCAGACCTGGGAAAAACTCCAGGGCCCGTATCAAGGCTCGCTGTTCGGCGTGATTGGCACCGCCCAGGCACAAACCCTGTTGGCCTACGGCCTGCGCGGCAACCTCTATCGCTCCAGCGACTTCGGCAGCACCTGGCAGCAAGTCGAACTGAAAGCCGCACGTGGCTCACTGGAATTCGGCCTGTCCGGCGCGACACTGCTCGCGGACGGCTCGATCGTGATCGTCGGCAACGGCGGCTCGGTGATCAGCAGCAGCGACAACGGTGAAACCTTCAGTGTCTTCAACCGCCCGGACCGCATTTCGCTGTCTTCGGTGACGGCCGCCGGCGACGGCAATCTGATTCTGACCGGGCAGGGTGGCGTTCACACCACGCAGCCAAACGGCGCCGAGATCAATAATAAGAAGGCGGGGCTATGA
- a CDS encoding alpha/beta fold hydrolase has protein sequence MIRLTAELTPAGTSYLATGQGQPVVLIHGVGLNKEMWGGQIVGLASQYRVIAYDMLGHGASPRPASGTDLLGYADQLLELLDHLNLPQAAVIGFSMGGLVARAFALHYPERLQSLVVLNSVFNRSEEQRAGVIARTAQAAEHGPDANAEAALSRWFSREYQAANPAQIAAIRQTLAGNDPQGYLTTYELFATQDMYRADDLGSIQAPTLIATGELDPGSTPEMAEQLARRIPGAKVAVLPEQRHMMPVESPRLVNQTLLEFLEFAHSRQNQIKGIVA, from the coding sequence ATGATTCGGCTCACCGCTGAACTCACCCCGGCTGGCACCAGTTACCTGGCGACCGGCCAAGGCCAGCCCGTGGTCTTGATCCACGGCGTGGGCCTGAACAAAGAAATGTGGGGTGGCCAGATTGTTGGCCTCGCCAGCCAATATCGGGTGATCGCCTACGACATGCTCGGCCACGGCGCCAGCCCGCGACCGGCCAGCGGCACCGACCTGCTCGGCTACGCCGATCAGTTGCTGGAGCTGCTCGACCACCTGAATCTGCCTCAGGCAGCGGTGATCGGCTTCTCCATGGGCGGGCTGGTGGCGCGGGCGTTTGCCCTGCATTACCCCGAGCGCCTGCAAAGCCTGGTGGTCCTGAACAGCGTGTTCAACCGCAGCGAAGAACAGCGCGCCGGCGTCATCGCCCGCACGGCACAAGCCGCCGAACACGGTCCGGATGCCAACGCCGAAGCGGCGCTGTCACGCTGGTTCAGCCGCGAATATCAGGCGGCTAACCCGGCGCAGATCGCGGCCATTCGCCAGACCCTGGCCGGCAACGATCCGCAGGGTTACCTGACCACTTACGAGCTGTTCGCGACTCAAGACATGTACCGCGCCGACGACCTCGGCAGCATTCAGGCACCGACGCTGATCGCCACCGGCGAACTCGACCCCGGTTCAACCCCGGAAATGGCCGAGCAACTGGCCCGGCGCATCCCCGGTGCGAAGGTTGCGGTGCTGCCCGAGCAACGGCATATGATGCCGGTAGAGTCGCCGCGCCTGGTCAACCAGACGCTGCTGGAATTTCTCGAATTCGCACACTCCCGACAAAACCAAATAAAGGGGATCGTTGCATGA
- a CDS encoding NUDIX hydrolase: MFSPSFCPKCGGPDLGQQIPPGDTHERLMCRGCGYIHYVNPKIIAGCIIEQDGKYLLCQRAIPPRPGTWTLPAGFMESGETTEQAALREVWEESGVRAEVVSPYSIFSVPKISEVYIIFRAIALEITGQYGPETLDYKFFAPEDIPWEQIYYPAIRQILERYIEERQAGVYGIYMGNDDSGKIHFIR, translated from the coding sequence ATGTTCAGCCCCAGCTTTTGCCCGAAATGCGGTGGCCCTGACCTCGGTCAGCAGATACCGCCGGGCGATACGCACGAGCGCCTGATGTGCCGCGGCTGCGGCTACATCCACTACGTCAATCCGAAGATCATCGCAGGCTGCATCATCGAGCAGGACGGCAAATACCTCTTGTGCCAACGAGCGATCCCGCCGCGCCCGGGCACCTGGACGCTGCCGGCCGGCTTCATGGAAAGCGGCGAAACCACTGAACAGGCGGCGCTGCGCGAAGTCTGGGAAGAAAGCGGTGTGCGCGCGGAAGTCGTCTCGCCGTACTCGATTTTCAGCGTGCCGAAGATCAGCGAGGTGTACATCATCTTCCGCGCCATCGCGCTGGAGATCACCGGGCAATATGGCCCCGAAACCCTGGACTACAAGTTCTTCGCCCCTGAAGACATCCCGTGGGAGCAGATTTACTACCCGGCGATCCGGCAGATTCTCGAGCGTTATATCGAGGAACGCCAGGCTGGGGTGTATGGGATCTACATGGGCAATGATGACAGCGGCAAGATTCATTTCATCCGCTGA